The following proteins come from a genomic window of Plasmodium vivax chromosome 3, whole genome shotgun sequence:
- a CDS encoding hypothetical protein, conserved (encoded by transcript PVX_000825A) — protein sequence MEAVAPGGGSDQQRQSADRGVIAGVEVSCGLNVCSNGEEEGQRIGEDDADQEDVDQEDVDRYAKSFYEIYDDHGDTQDCPRELRRFIRREHMDVKIKIKCSSPRNLGKRDVQSVIGEVFAGGEAVEEVPDGAPDQAALSGEEAGQADAETYYLSSNFKKFNYPNRNVLWPNPLVYNHRLQPFLLERKKDEDDTTFDRNKKIIEMNKRRLQNLWCYSSSYGVEWNTLDALFLNFKKEKEEHLSKWEENKNGIMLYASRVAKRKLIKSRRELLDKLGIDYSSNVYASYEDTGELHEAYMEDDQEVEYNLLFPRLYFYWKDRYMHYYEDTLCDYLKGEVVDLQLLREQNERNLHLPGKKMMREHSFSLRPVKGSNLYVTRYVPKGRRRVRTDADQFDLTGVGENIYNTVQKEK from the exons ATGGAAGCCGTCGCACCCGGTGGGGGGTCCGATCAGCAGAGGCAAAGCGCAGATCGAGGTGTGATAGCGGGTGTGGAGGTGAGCTGCGGCTTGAACGTCTGCAGCAACGGTGAGGAGGAAGGCCAGCGTATCGGTGAAGACGACGCCGATCAGGAGGACGTCGATCAGGAGGACGTCGACCGGTACGCCAAGTCCTTCTACGAAATCTACGACGACCACGGAGACACGCAGGACTGCCCGCGCGAGCTCCGCAGGTTCATCAGAAGGGAACACATGGACGTGAAGATTAAGATCAAATGCTCCAGCCCGAGGAACCTGGGCAAGCGAGATGTGCAGAGCGTCATCGGTGAGGTgttcgcggggggggaggcagtgGAGGAAGTGCCTGATGGAGCGCCGGATCAAGCGGCACTctcgggggaggaagcgggcCAAGCGGACGCAGAAACGTACTACCTCAGTTCtaacttcaaaaaatttaactacCCAAACCGAAACGTGTTGTGGCCAAACCCCCTGGTTTACAACCACCGACTGCAGCCGTTCCTcctggagaggaagaaggacgaAGACGACACCACCTTTGAtcggaacaaaaaaattatagaaatgAATAAGAGGAGGCTACAGAATTTGTGGTGTTACAGCTCCAGTTACGGAGTGGAGTGGAACACCCTGGatgctctttttttaaatttcaaaaaagagaaggaggagcaTTTGAGCAAgtgggaagaaaataaaaacggcaTCATGCTGTACGCATCAAGAGTGGCCAAGAGGAAGTTAATAAAGAGTCGAAGAGAGTTGCTAGACAAGCTGGGCATCGACTACTCCAGTAACGTTTATGCCAGTTATGAGGACACAGGGGAGCTGCACGAAGCGTATATGGAAGACGACCAGGAGGTCGAGTACAATTTGCTGTTTCCCCG CCTATACTTCTACTGGAAGGACCGGTACATGCACTACTACGAAGACACCCTGTGCGACTACCTGAAGGGAGAAGTGGTGGACCTGCAGCTGCTGCGGGAACAGAACGAGCGCAACCTACATTTGCCcgggaagaaaatgatgagaGAGCACTCGTTCAGCTTAAGGCCGGTCAAGGGGTCCAATCTGTACGTCACGAGATATGTGCCCAAGGGGCGGCGACGG GTTAGAACCGATGCAGATCAATTTGACTTAACAGGCGTcggggaaaatatatataacacgGTCCAGAAGGAGAAGTAG
- a CDS encoding flap exonuclease, putative (encoded by transcript PVX_000820A): MGIKGLTKFIADAAPNAIKEIKIENLMGRVVAIDASMSLYQFIIAIRDSEQYGNLTNESGETTSHISGLMSRSIKLMENGLKPIYVFDGAPPELKGSELEKRGEKRQKAEELLKKAKEEGNLEEIKKQSGRTVRVTRKQNEEAKKLLTLMGIPVVEAPCEAESQCAFLTKYNLAHATATEDADALVFGTKILIRNLNANASSANQNKNKNSSKRGYILTEINLEQVLKGLNLSMNEFIDFCILCGCDYCDTIKGIGSKTAYNLIKEYNSIEKIIENIDKNKYQVPSNFRFVEARDSFINPKVLPKEEVKIDWCEPKIEELKNFLIKDYNFNEVRVTNYINRLLKARKVTTQRRLDNFFTACTKKSTKLVIEESQSQSKTQKEAKSKRKGKKRDAPNDGAAKLNSKQSKKTKVEKEPKREKKDEEAPNGEAHNGDNNEDEETPGMGARDPFDTDDEEDNPSPNFFHQKSDSESGNVKKEKTEQEGNATTAGDVYNYPNGKDTAGSNTHLSSNSTLHSCNNVGSEKAPNEGMHTVGSSAPEAGTNHVGINHVGTNHVGINHVGTNHVGTNHVGSGDLFPPNVADCANNNADKAQPEMKKKNMLFLLPYCPKNVTNVKKRKSVQRC; the protein is encoded by the coding sequence ATGGGAATTAAGGGGCTGACCAAGTTCATCGCCGACGCGGCGCCCAACGCGATCAAGGAGATAAAAATCGAGAACCTGATGGGGAGAGTGGTGGCCATCGACGCGTCCATGTCTTTGTACCAATTTATAATTGCCATAAGGGACTCCGAGCAATATGGAAATTTGACGAACGAGTCGGGGGAAACGACTTCGCACATATCCGGGCTCATGTCCAGAAGCATCAAGCTGATGGAAAATGGGCTGAAGCCGATTTACGTGTTTGACGGGGCCCCCCCTGAGCTCAAAGGGTCCGAGctagaaaaaagaggagagaaaagacaaaaggcagaagaattattaaagaaagcaaaagaggaaggaaaTTTAGAAGAAATCaaaaaacaaagtggaaGGACAGTAAGAGTTACGCgcaagcaaaatgaagaagcaaaaaagttATTAACGCTGATGGGAATCCCAGTTGTGGAAGCCCCATGCGAAGCAGAATCTCAGTGTGCATTCTTAACCAAGTATAATTTGGCGCACGCAACCGCTACGGAAGATGCAGACGCGTTGGTATTCGGAACGAAAATCCTCATTCGAAATTTAAATGCCAATGCATCATCAGccaatcaaaataaaaataaaaactccAGCAAAAGAGGATACATATTAACAGAAATTAACCTCGAGCAAGTACTAAAGGGATTAAACCTAAGCATGAACGAATTTATAGacttttgcattttatgTGGCTGTGATTATTGTGATACTATTAAAGGGATCGGGTCCAAGACGGCCTACAATTTAATAAAGGAATATAATAgcattgaaaaaattatagaaaatatagaCAAGAATAAGTACCAAGTACCTTCTAACTTCCGGTTTGTGGAAGCTAGGGATTCTTTTATTAACCCTAAAGTTTTGCCCAAAGAAGAAGTTAAAATTGACTGGTGTGAACCCAAAATTGAAGAGCTCAAAAACTTCCTAATAAAGGACTACAATTTTAACGAAGTTAGGGTTACCAATTATATCAACAGATTGCTGAAGGCCAGGAAAGTCACCACGCAGAGACGCCTGGACAACTTCTTCACCGCATGCACCAAGAAGAGCACCAAACTTGTTATCGAGGAGAGCCAGAGTCAAAGTAAAACTCAGAAGGAGGCGAAATCGaagcggaaggggaagaagagggatGCCCCGAATGACGGCGCTGCGAAGCTTAACTCCAAGCAGAGCAAAAAGACGAAGGTGGAAAAGGAACccaagagggagaagaaggatgAGGAGGCACCCAATGGGGAGGCACACAATGGGGATAATAACGAGGATGAAGAAACCCCCGGCATGGGCGCGCGAGACCCATTCGACAcagacgatgaggaggacaaCCCCAGCCCCAACTTCTTCCACCAAAAATCCGACTCCGAATCAGgtaatgtaaaaaaggaaaaaacggagCAGGAGGGGAACGCCACCACAGCGGGTGATGTGTATAACTACCCCAATGGGAAAGACACAGCAGGCAGTAACACTCACCTAAGTAGCAACAGCACCCTGCATAGTTGCAACAATGTGGGCAGTGAGAAGGCACCCAACGAGGGTATGCACACTGTAGGTAGTAGCGCCCCCGAGGCAGGCACCAACCATGTAGGCATCAACCATGTAGGCACCAACCATGTAGGCATCAACCATGTAGGCACCAACCATGTAGGCACCAACCATGTAGGCAGCGGTGATTTATTCCCCCCCAACGTCGCCGATTGTGCGAATAACAACGCTGATAAAGCACAGcccgaaatgaaaaaaaaaaacatgttatttttgttgCCCTACTGCCCGAAGAATGTTACtaatgtgaagaagaggaagtcCGTGCAGCGCTGTTAG